From a single Opisthocomus hoazin isolate bOpiHoa1 chromosome 6, bOpiHoa1.hap1, whole genome shotgun sequence genomic region:
- the DDX59 gene encoding putative ATP-dependent RNA helicase DDX59: MFLPRSVKVKRPADDDKSCTAKKNKLSSGGSLPEETTEFQECKSVRTETSASRCNLNEVVQECTECVAGSLDVADTTLGKDNRNTDEGSSTEEPIKSFSKSQRWAEPGEPVCVVCGRYGEYICDKTDEDVCSLECKARHLLLSQEKEKKLKSDQLTKAESQAETHLPNTPYFYKDHSFILGLRDEQIENLKLQLGIAVQGQQVPRPIVEFEHCGFPETLNCNLKNSGYEVPTPIQMQMIPVGLLGRDIVASADTGSGKTAAFLLPVIMKVLKETETPSALILAPTRELAIQIERQAKELMAGLPNMRTVLLVGGLPLPPQLHRLKQSVKVIIATPGRLLEILKQSSVQLHDIKVVVVDEVDTMLKMGFQQQVLDILEDVPHDHQTILVSATIPVGIEHLANQLLHNFVRITIGEKNLPCSNVRQIILWVEEPSKKKKLFEILNDKKLFKPPVLVFVDCKLGADLLSDAVHKITGLQCTAMHSEKSQVERTDILQGLLQEKYEVIVSTGVLGRGLDLVNVKLVVNFDMPSSMDEYVHQVGRAGRLGHSGTAITFINNNSKKLFWDVVKRVKPTGTILPPQLLNSPYLHDQKRREQQRLKQLQNSLVTGDNIMDIIRKHDKNNSQR, translated from the exons ATGTTTTTACCAAGATCTGTTAAAGTCAAGAGGCCTGCTGATGACGACAAAAGTTGTACagctaagaaaaataaattgtcttCTGGAGGATCTTTGCCAGAGGAGACCACTGAGTTCCAAGAGTGTAAGTCAGTTAGAACAGAAACTTCTGCTTCAAGATGCAATTTGAATGAAGTTGTACAAGAATGCACAGAATGTGTAGCTGGAAGTCTTGATGTTGCCGATACAACTTTGGGAAAGGACAACCGAAATACTGATGAAGGTAGCTCAACAGAAGAACCCATAAAATCCTTCAGCAAATCCCAGCGTTGGGCAGAACCTGGAGAACCTGTATGTGTTGTGTGTGGTCGCTACGGAGAGTATATCTGTGATAAAACAGATGAAGATGTTTGTAGCTTGGAATGTAAAGCCAGACACCTTCTACTAtctcaagaaaaggaaaaaaagctaaaatccGATCAACTCACAAAAGCAGAATCTCAAGCAGAAACTCACCTGCCTAATACACCTTATTTCTACAAAGATCATTCCTTTATTTTAGGTTTGCGAGATGAGCAGATTGAGAACCTTAAACTGCAGTTAGGTATTGCTGTCCAGGGCCAGCAAGTTCCAAGACCTATTGTAGAGTTTGAACACTGTGGTTTTCCTGAAACTTTAAACTGTAATTTAAAGAATTCTGGCTATGAAGTCCCAACTCCCATCCAAATGCAAATGATCCCTGTTGGACTATTAGGGAGGGATATTGTGGCTAGCGCAGACACGGGCTCTGGAAAAACAGCAGCCTTCCTACTGCCTGTTATTATGAAGGTTTTGAAAGAG ACAGAAACTCCATCTGCCCTTATTTTGGCACCAACAAGGGAGTTAGCAATTCAGATAGAGAGACAAGCTAAAGAGCTGATGGCTGGTTTACCAAACATGAGAACAGTTCTCCTGGTAGGAGGTTTACCACTGCCACCACAGCTTCACCGTCTCAAGCAAAGTGTTAAG GTTATAATAGCAACACCTGGAAGACTTCTTGAGATTTTAAAGCAAAGTTCTGTTCAACTGCATGACATAAAAGTTGTAGTGGTGGATGAA GTGGATACCATGTTAAAAATGGGTTTCCAGCAGCAAGTGTTGGATATTTTGGAAGACGTCCCTCATGATCATCAAACCATTCTGGTGTCAGCCACGATTCCGGTGGGCATTGAACACTTAGCAAATCAGCTTCTGCACAATTTTGTGAGAATAACAATTGGAGAAAAGAATCTGCCATGTTCCAATGTTCGCCAGATTATCTTGTGGGTAGAAGAAccatctaaaaagaaaaagctgtttgaaATACTAAAT GATAAGAAACTCTTCAAGCCCCCAGTATTGGTGTTTGTGGACTGTAAGCTAGGAGCAGATCTGTTGAGTGATGCAGTTCATAAGATTACAGGATTGCAGTGTACAGCTATGCATTCTGAAAAGTCTCAGGTGGAAAGAACAGACATATTACAG GGATTACTTCAAGAGAAGTATGAAGTTATAGTAAGTACTGGAGTCCTTGGACGAGGGCTTGACCTTGTCAATGTAAAACTGGTAGTAAATTTTGATATGCCTTCAAGTATGGATGAATATGTACAccag GTTGGAAGAGCAGGGAGGTTGGGTCACAGTGGAACTGCAATTACTTTTATCAACAACAACAGCAAGAAGCTCTTTTGGGATGTTGTGAAGAGAGTAAAACCAACAGGCACCATTCTTCCCCCACAGCTGCTTAATTCCCCGTATCTACATGACCAAAAGAGAAGGGAACAACAGAGACTTAAACAATTACAGAATAGCCTTGTAACAGGAGATAATATTATGGACATTAttagaaaacatgacaaaaataatTCTCAGAGGTAA